The DNA sequence CTATAATTTAAACCTAAAATAAAAGCCTCTCAAATCTAAAAGATTTTAGAGGCGGACATAAATATTCTATGTAAAAAAAAGTTAGACAGGCTTTTTTAATCTTCTCTTGTCTTAAAGATCATCAAAAATGTATATATAAGACCAAGAGCTAAAAGAATGTGTCCTATTCCTGCTATACCTGAAAAGGCTGCATCTTGAGCCTTTGAGGTGTAATTATTTCCTAAATAAATTTAAAAAGGAGTTTAAAAAATTAAATGAAGCATTTCGGTAAAAGATTAAAAAATATTTTTTGGTTATGCCGCCCGTATCGGAAGTACGCCCGAGTTTATTTTTTTGTGATTCTATTGACTTCCGCATTATTGGAACCGATCGATGATTTTTTCTATGTGTATTTTCCCAAAGAAATCGTTGATCTTTTAGCTGTGGGAAAATCATTTTGGTATGTAGCAATATTTTCTGCAATAGTATGCGGAATTTTGTTTATTAAAAATATGACGCCTAAGGTATTGTATCCGTATTTTCAACGCAAAAGCAAAGAAGTGGAGCTTAAAATTAAGCGGGATATCTATAAAAAAGCACTCTCTATTGACTATCGATATATCGATAATCCTGAATATTATAATAAATA is a window from the Treponema denticola genome containing:
- a CDS encoding DUF2871 family protein is translated as MYLGNNYTSKAQDAAFSGIAGIGHILLALGLIYTFLMIFKTRED